The following are encoded together in the Bacteroidales bacterium MB20-C3-3 genome:
- a CDS encoding DcaP family trimeric outer membrane transporter, with protein sequence MKKFLIALSLLLFAGSAPVKAQENKITYKFGGFIEFKSYFDDYRSRVSRYDHIYFYPLAPKLNTSGTDMNSTGSLNFSVATSRLTFTVSGMRLLNANITSYIEADFTGSAENYIGMLNLRHAYINMEWEKSSLLFGQTDHLNSVKEVVGQTVGFGAGYPFNPLNRNMQIRFTHKLAKGVDLILAAHMFSGHNSLGPAKAQAQAGLPNLQAQLKFGNPDKIFGGVTFGYKLLKPRVSDNSNFYKETIGSYDINAFFRANIAKGYTLRLWGIYGENLSHLGMIGGYGKYVDYLSSSTSPIGDYPYANIKAYSTWIDFETPSFNNFKFGVFAGYQKNLGTSKSMDMTFVGGDYAFGFYKDPKLNWFSRISPRVTYSLTKKLIFGLEYSLSHARWAKSVDMYFKPVEQFDVNHNNRIEFMAKYLF encoded by the coding sequence ATGAAAAAATTTCTAATTGCTTTAAGTTTACTGCTTTTTGCAGGTTCCGCACCGGTGAAAGCTCAGGAGAATAAAATCACCTATAAATTCGGGGGCTTTATCGAGTTTAAAAGCTATTTTGATGATTACAGATCGAGGGTCTCCAGGTATGATCATATTTATTTCTATCCACTTGCTCCAAAACTTAATACAAGTGGTACAGATATGAACAGTACAGGCTCTCTCAATTTTTCAGTTGCTACTTCCCGCCTTACTTTCACTGTGTCTGGAATGCGTCTTCTTAATGCAAACATAACATCATATATTGAAGCTGATTTCACGGGGTCTGCAGAGAACTATATAGGAATGCTCAATCTCAGACACGCATATATAAATATGGAGTGGGAGAAGAGTTCTCTTCTCTTTGGTCAGACAGATCACCTTAATAGCGTTAAAGAGGTTGTCGGGCAGACAGTCGGCTTTGGAGCAGGTTACCCCTTTAATCCTCTTAACAGAAATATGCAAATTAGATTTACCCATAAACTTGCTAAAGGTGTTGATCTGATACTTGCAGCCCATATGTTTAGCGGCCATAACTCATTAGGCCCTGCAAAAGCTCAGGCTCAGGCAGGACTCCCGAATCTGCAGGCACAACTTAAATTTGGTAATCCCGATAAGATATTCGGTGGGGTTACATTTGGGTATAAATTATTAAAACCGAGAGTCTCTGATAATTCAAACTTCTATAAAGAGACTATCGGCTCTTATGATATAAATGCCTTTTTCCGGGCAAATATCGCAAAAGGTTACACTCTCCGTTTGTGGGGTATTTATGGTGAAAACCTGTCTCATTTAGGAATGATTGGTGGATATGGTAAATATGTTGATTATCTCTCAAGTTCAACATCTCCAATAGGTGATTATCCTTACGCAAATATTAAGGCATACTCTACATGGATAGATTTCGAGACACCATCTTTTAATAATTTCAAATTTGGAGTTTTTGCTGGTTATCAGAAAAATCTTGGTACAAGCAAGAGTATGGATATGACATTTGTTGGTGGTGACTATGCCTTTGGTTTTTATAAAGATCCTAAGCTCAACTGGTTTTCCAGAATTTCTCCACGGGTGACATATAGTCTCACAAAGAAGCTTATCTTTGGTCTTGAATACTCTCTTTCTCATGCCAGATGGGCAAAGAGTGTAGATATGTACTTTAAACCTGTTGAGCAGTTTGATGTTAATCATAACAACAGGATAGAGTTCATGGCAAAATACCTGTTTTAG
- the wzx gene encoding O-unit flippase-like protein — protein sequence MELGRRDLLWNYGASFMRVASALIILPLILKMLSTEDYGLWSIMLSIKAITELLDFGFSPTFSRAVTYIYSGAKSLKAVGFDPVVDGGEVNYSLLGGLIKAVKRFYGGVAIILLLFLGSAGILYLEHLLSGYGGDLMMARISWYAYGALLCYQFYTYYYDSMLVGRGMIRRARQIVVLSQTLHIVVASIMLSLGYGIISMVAGQVVSVLVNRILAYKAFYDNQTLSDLRSASPYDWRVTLRNLWSTAYKSGLTGLSWIISNRMLAAFAGLYIPLSVIGDYGLSKQVAEITYTLSVVWFVTFYPKITQHKISNNKQQLRRMYFKALFIASAVFIVCLSGVLLLGDFLLNFIGSQTHFISLWLLILLMFSALFDGFTYISTSLLLAGNEVPHYKAQLLTAIFTVILLFLFLHFTDLGIIAIVLVPFGSNLLYNHWKWASVVITSFKKETD from the coding sequence ATGGAGTTAGGCAGGAGAGACTTGCTTTGGAATTACGGCGCCAGTTTTATGAGGGTGGCTTCTGCCCTCATAATTCTGCCGCTTATTTTAAAGATGCTCTCCACTGAAGATTACGGTTTGTGGAGTATAATGCTCAGTATAAAGGCAATAACTGAGCTTTTAGATTTTGGCTTTTCACCAACATTTTCCAGGGCTGTCACTTATATTTACAGTGGGGCAAAAAGTCTAAAGGCAGTTGGATTTGATCCTGTTGTTGATGGAGGAGAGGTTAATTACTCACTTCTGGGTGGTTTAATAAAGGCAGTTAAAAGGTTCTACGGTGGCGTTGCAATAATACTGCTTCTCTTTCTAGGGAGTGCAGGTATCCTCTATTTGGAACATCTCCTTTCCGGATACGGAGGCGATTTAATGATGGCAAGGATCTCATGGTATGCATACGGGGCACTCTTGTGCTATCAGTTTTATACATACTATTACGACTCTATGCTGGTTGGCAGGGGAATGATCAGAAGAGCCAGGCAAATTGTTGTTTTATCCCAGACATTACATATTGTCGTTGCATCAATTATGCTAAGTTTGGGTTATGGAATTATATCAATGGTTGCAGGCCAGGTTGTATCTGTTTTAGTAAACAGAATATTAGCATATAAAGCATTTTATGATAACCAGACATTGTCTGATTTGCGATCGGCTTCACCTTATGATTGGAGGGTTACCCTAAGAAACTTGTGGAGTACTGCTTATAAATCCGGTCTTACTGGGCTCAGCTGGATTATTTCAAACAGAATGCTTGCTGCATTTGCCGGTTTGTATATTCCTCTCTCTGTTATTGGAGACTATGGTCTAAGCAAACAGGTAGCAGAGATTACCTATACTCTCAGTGTTGTATGGTTTGTTACTTTTTACCCCAAAATTACTCAGCATAAAATTTCAAATAACAAACAGCAGTTAAGACGGATGTATTTTAAAGCTCTTTTTATTGCCTCTGCTGTTTTTATAGTTTGTCTCTCAGGAGTTCTTCTTCTTGGAGATTTTCTGCTGAACTTTATTGGTAGTCAGACTCATTTTATTTCATTATGGCTTCTTATTTTATTGATGTTTTCTGCACTATTTGACGGATTTACCTATATATCAACTTCACTTCTGCTGGCAGGGAATGAAGTCCCTCATTATAAGGCACAACTGTTAACAGCAATTTTTACGGTTATCTTATTGTTTCTGTTTTTACACTTTACGGATCTTGGAATAATCGCAATTGTACTGGTTCCATTTGGCTCCAATCTTTTGTACAATCACTGGAAATGGGCATCTGTTGTAATTACTTCTTTTAAAAAAGAGACCGATTAA
- the hydF gene encoding [FeFe] hydrogenase H-cluster maturation GTPase HydF, whose translation MNKPKYIGVFGRRNSGKSSIINKLTGEEVAIVSDTPGTTTDPVKKRMEIFGLGPTVLVDTAGIDDEGVLGVKRVEKSRQIIKQIDLALLIYSNNQFEKFEKELAYSFINAGIPFIIIHNQSDIVPMESDIALELTTKFKCDIIEFSCAVLDDKEQKEMVENLISLLVKNLSDSALVKRGMFDYLVNPGDNILLVTPIDSEAPEGRLILPQVNALREILDLGGVATVLQPDQLQSFFSSNKTVVKLVVTDSQAFQRVNEVIPPNIPLTGFSILLAYSKSDFEKYLVGTPVIDKLQNGERVLILESCSHHSSCDDIGRVKIPSLLKMRSGASIEFDVVAGLDQIVKPVTDYALVIQCGGCMVTQRQLRARLKDAIDAGIPVTNYGMTLAWCMGIYERAIEPLMTIIKRDQQ comes from the coding sequence ATGAACAAACCTAAATATATTGGTGTCTTTGGACGACGAAATTCTGGCAAAAGTTCAATTATTAATAAATTGACAGGAGAGGAGGTGGCAATCGTATCTGACACTCCCGGAACAACTACAGATCCTGTTAAAAAGAGGATGGAAATTTTTGGGCTGGGCCCTACCGTATTGGTTGATACAGCCGGAATTGATGATGAGGGGGTATTAGGTGTAAAGAGGGTGGAGAAATCCAGGCAGATTATTAAACAAATTGATTTAGCTCTTCTTATATATTCAAATAATCAGTTTGAAAAATTTGAAAAGGAGCTGGCCTATAGTTTTATTAACGCCGGAATACCCTTTATTATTATTCATAACCAGTCAGATATTGTCCCTATGGAGAGTGATATTGCTCTTGAGCTTACAACAAAGTTCAAATGTGATATCATAGAGTTCTCTTGTGCTGTTCTGGATGATAAGGAACAAAAAGAAATGGTTGAAAACCTAATCTCTTTATTGGTCAAAAATTTGTCAGACAGTGCTTTAGTTAAAAGAGGAATGTTTGATTATTTAGTTAATCCGGGGGATAATATATTATTGGTAACTCCTATTGATAGTGAGGCTCCCGAGGGAAGACTCATACTTCCACAGGTAAATGCATTGAGAGAGATACTTGATTTGGGCGGGGTGGCAACTGTTCTTCAACCAGACCAACTTCAGAGTTTTTTTAGTTCTAATAAAACAGTTGTTAAACTTGTCGTTACAGACAGCCAGGCATTTCAGAGAGTAAATGAGGTTATACCTCCTAATATTCCACTGACCGGCTTTAGCATTCTGTTGGCTTACAGTAAATCTGATTTTGAAAAATATCTTGTGGGTACTCCTGTGATAGACAAGCTGCAAAATGGAGAGAGAGTCTTAATTCTGGAATCATGTTCTCACCATAGTTCCTGTGATGATATTGGAAGAGTAAAAATTCCCTCTTTACTGAAAATGAGGAGTGGCGCATCTATAGAATTTGATGTAGTAGCCGGGCTTGACCAGATAGTAAAACCGGTAACGGATTATGCGCTTGTTATTCAGTGTGGGGGATGTATGGTTACTCAGAGACAGTTAAGGGCCAGACTTAAGGATGCAATTGATGCCGGTATCCCTGTTACAAACTACGGGATGACTCTTGCTTGGTGTATGGGTATTTATGAGAGGGCTATAGAGCCGTTGATGACAATTATTAAAAGAGATCAACAATGA
- the hydE gene encoding [FeFe] hydrogenase H-cluster radical SAM maturase HydE, which produces MKLRGISTKEEIIEILNQREPDVINQITQEAYKVKVENIGSKVFLRGLIELSNICVKNCLYCGIRKDNNHVHRYELTENQVLYGAEFAMKAGYGSLVLQAGERTSPEYTRFVTKLLQRIKEISAGKLGITLSLGEQSIDTYKEWFDAGAHRYLLRIETSDPVLYSKIHPNNSTHSWERRVRAIKDLIKVGYQTGTGVMIGLPYQTIDNLADDLLFIRDMGVHMVGMGPYLKHSETPLGQLGVNSTDLDMTLKMVSALRLLMPKINIAATTAMQVIDPYGRERAVLAGANIIMPNMTITEVREDYQIYENKPGIKDDADISKSKLEENLSKMGIEIGWNEWGDSKAFKS; this is translated from the coding sequence ATGAAATTAAGGGGAATTTCCACCAAAGAGGAGATTATTGAAATATTAAACCAGAGGGAGCCTGATGTAATTAACCAGATAACACAAGAGGCTTATAAGGTTAAAGTTGAAAATATCGGGAGTAAGGTTTTTCTGAGAGGGTTAATTGAATTGTCAAATATTTGTGTTAAAAATTGTCTCTATTGCGGAATTCGCAAAGATAATAATCATGTTCACAGATATGAACTTACTGAAAACCAGGTGCTGTATGGAGCTGAGTTTGCAATGAAAGCCGGTTACGGATCATTAGTTCTTCAGGCAGGGGAGAGAACATCTCCTGAGTACACAAGGTTTGTAACAAAGCTTCTGCAAAGGATAAAAGAGATTTCAGCCGGTAAACTTGGTATTACACTTTCACTTGGGGAGCAGAGTATTGATACTTACAAAGAGTGGTTTGATGCGGGAGCTCACAGATATTTGCTCCGGATTGAGACATCAGATCCGGTTCTCTATTCAAAAATCCACCCAAACAATAGTACTCACTCTTGGGAGAGAAGGGTCCGTGCAATTAAGGATCTTATTAAGGTGGGCTATCAGACAGGAACAGGGGTGATGATTGGCCTGCCCTACCAGACTATAGACAATCTTGCAGACGATCTTCTGTTTATAAGAGATATGGGTGTTCATATGGTTGGAATGGGACCCTATCTCAAACATTCAGAGACCCCTTTAGGGCAGTTGGGTGTGAATTCTACTGATCTGGATATGACTTTGAAAATGGTATCGGCTCTAAGATTGCTAATGCCAAAAATTAATATTGCCGCAACTACTGCAATGCAGGTTATTGATCCTTACGGAAGGGAGAGGGCGGTATTGGCCGGTGCCAATATTATAATGCCTAATATGACAATAACTGAGGTTCGTGAAGATTACCAAATTTATGAAAATAAACCAGGCATAAAAGATGATGCAGATATCTCAAAGAGTAAACTTGAGGAGAATCTGTCAAAAATGGGTATCGAAATTGGATGGAATGAATGGGGAGATTCAAAAGCGTTCAAGAGCTGA
- a CDS encoding FMN-binding protein: MKKIALLYLFILAQSINPIFSQHRGNGNEIPVLKEISGFQEVKKIFPQAHELAQINDVWHKIVDNQKQTLGYCISSKPYSEGIKGYHSATPVLIILDKEKTIKRVTLLSHYETQSYVEMLKHNKFFASWEGKTIKDAMNAKASPDSYSGATITAVSIRRNIDIILRKAYENRF; this comes from the coding sequence ATGAAAAAAATCGCTCTGCTTTATCTCTTTATTTTAGCTCAATCTATTAACCCTATCTTTTCTCAGCACAGAGGAAACGGAAATGAAATTCCTGTATTAAAAGAGATTTCAGGATTCCAGGAGGTTAAAAAAATATTTCCTCAAGCACATGAGCTGGCTCAAATTAACGATGTTTGGCATAAAATAGTCGATAACCAAAAACAAACTCTTGGCTATTGTATTTCCAGTAAGCCATACTCAGAAGGGATAAAAGGTTATCACTCAGCAACTCCTGTATTGATAATACTGGATAAGGAGAAAACAATCAAACGAGTTACCCTTTTATCACATTATGAAACCCAATCCTATGTTGAGATGCTCAAACATAATAAATTTTTTGCCTCATGGGAGGGTAAGACCATTAAGGATGCCATGAATGCTAAGGCATCTCCCGACAGTTACTCCGGCGCCACTATCACAGCCGTTTCCATAAGGCGAAACATTGATATAATTCTAAGAAAAGCTTACGAAAATAGATTTTAA
- the ppdK gene encoding pyruvate, phosphate dikinase, with protein MSDLKRVYFFGGKDAEGDGSMKNLLGGKGANLAEMCKLDIPVPAGFTITTETCVEFYKNNMQFPAELKKEVDEALAKTEAVMEMKFGDKENPLLLSCRSGARSSMPGMMETVLNIGLCSETIPGLIKKTGNPRFVYDAYRRLIMMYSDVVMEKAEGLEPEEGKGIRVQLDRMLHDVKAKKGYKSDTDLTEEDLVQLCDAFKGRVVEVLGKPFPDNAYEQLWGGVGAVFKSWNGKRAISYRRIENIPDEWGTAVNVQAMVFGNMGDNSATGVAFSRNPATGENKFYGEWLVNAQGEDVVAGIRTPNPLNESTKNDQNKHLQSLETGMPVVYKELDTIQLSLQKHFRDMQDIEFTIQDGKLWMLQCRVGKRTGLAALNMAMDMLHEGLIDEKTAVMRVAPAQLDELLHPILDPASEKRATVIARGLPAGPGGSVGQIVFTAEDAVEWAAAGKNVILVREETNPEDVEGMRAADGLLTARGGMTSHAALVARGWGKCCIVGCDQLHIDLHKKTLTIAGKSYKEGDVFSLNGSKGFVYDQKIETMSATENPRFVEYMNIVDKYRVLGVRTNADTPEDAQNAINFGAEGIGLFRIEHMFYGLNSEAPLSKLRKMILADNINERKSALAELEPYVKAAVKGTMKVMDGKPVTFRLLDPPLHEFVPQAGEKQAELAKELGITVEEIKKRGEALHEVNPMMGHRGVRLGITYPEISEIQFRAIFEATAELMKEGFNPQPEIMVPVTVTVNELDHQKVICDKVHAEVEKQFGVKISYLYGTMIEIPRAALLADEMAKTAQFFSFGTNDLTQMTFGFSRDDIGSFMGGYLSQKVLTADPFQTLDQSSVGKLLDLGIKGGRNTNPKLKIGICGEHGGDPESVEFCHKIGMNYVSCSPFRVPIARLAAAQAAIKEYK; from the coding sequence ATGTCTGATTTAAAAAGAGTTTATTTCTTCGGAGGCAAAGATGCTGAAGGAGACGGCTCAATGAAGAATCTGCTTGGTGGCAAGGGAGCAAACCTTGCAGAAATGTGCAAACTGGATATTCCGGTTCCTGCAGGTTTCACAATTACAACAGAGACTTGTGTTGAGTTTTACAAGAACAACATGCAATTCCCTGCCGAACTTAAAAAAGAGGTAGATGAGGCCCTTGCAAAAACAGAGGCGGTGATGGAGATGAAATTCGGCGATAAGGAGAATCCGCTGCTTCTCTCTTGCCGTTCCGGTGCAAGAAGCTCAATGCCCGGGATGATGGAGACTGTTCTTAATATTGGTCTCTGCTCAGAAACTATCCCAGGCCTTATTAAAAAAACAGGAAACCCAAGATTTGTGTATGATGCTTACCGTCGCCTCATTATGATGTATTCAGATGTGGTAATGGAAAAGGCAGAGGGTCTGGAGCCTGAAGAGGGAAAAGGAATTCGCGTTCAGCTTGACAGAATGCTTCACGATGTGAAGGCAAAGAAGGGCTACAAGAGCGATACCGACCTGACAGAAGAGGATCTTGTTCAGCTATGTGATGCTTTTAAAGGCCGTGTAGTTGAGGTTCTTGGAAAGCCATTCCCTGACAATGCATACGAGCAACTTTGGGGTGGTGTTGGTGCAGTTTTCAAATCATGGAACGGAAAGAGAGCCATCTCATACAGAAGAATTGAAAATATTCCTGATGAGTGGGGAACAGCCGTTAATGTTCAGGCAATGGTATTCGGAAATATGGGTGATAACTCTGCAACAGGTGTTGCTTTCTCAAGAAACCCTGCTACCGGTGAAAATAAATTCTACGGAGAGTGGCTTGTTAATGCACAAGGAGAAGATGTGGTTGCAGGTATCCGCACACCAAACCCACTAAACGAATCAACAAAGAACGATCAGAACAAGCACCTTCAGTCTCTGGAGACAGGAATGCCTGTTGTATACAAAGAGCTCGACACAATACAGCTCAGCCTTCAGAAACACTTCCGTGATATGCAGGATATAGAGTTTACCATACAGGACGGTAAACTATGGATGCTCCAGTGCCGTGTAGGTAAAAGAACAGGTCTGGCTGCCCTTAATATGGCAATGGACATGCTTCACGAGGGACTCATTGACGAGAAGACAGCTGTAATGAGAGTTGCACCTGCTCAGCTTGACGAACTTCTTCACCCGATACTTGACCCTGCTTCAGAAAAAAGAGCAACAGTAATTGCCAGAGGTCTTCCTGCAGGTCCCGGCGGATCAGTGGGTCAGATTGTATTTACAGCTGAAGATGCTGTTGAATGGGCTGCTGCAGGTAAAAATGTAATACTTGTTCGCGAGGAGACTAATCCTGAAGATGTTGAGGGTATGAGAGCTGCCGATGGTCTGCTCACAGCCCGCGGAGGTATGACTTCACACGCTGCACTGGTTGCACGCGGATGGGGTAAATGCTGTATCGTTGGTTGCGATCAGCTTCACATTGACCTTCACAAGAAGACACTTACAATAGCCGGTAAATCATATAAAGAGGGAGATGTATTCAGTCTTAACGGATCAAAAGGATTTGTTTATGATCAGAAGATTGAGACAATGTCTGCAACCGAGAATCCTCGTTTTGTTGAATACATGAATATTGTAGATAAATACAGAGTTCTTGGTGTAAGAACCAACGCAGATACTCCGGAGGATGCACAGAATGCAATCAATTTTGGTGCAGAGGGAATTGGTCTGTTCCGTATTGAACATATGTTCTACGGTTTAAATTCAGAAGCTCCTCTTTCAAAATTACGCAAGATGATTCTTGCTGACAACATCAATGAGCGCAAATCTGCTCTTGCAGAGCTTGAGCCTTATGTTAAGGCAGCTGTAAAAGGGACAATGAAAGTTATGGACGGAAAACCTGTTACCTTCAGGTTACTGGATCCGCCACTTCATGAGTTTGTGCCTCAGGCAGGTGAAAAGCAGGCAGAACTTGCAAAAGAGCTTGGAATAACTGTTGAGGAGATTAAGAAAAGAGGTGAGGCACTTCACGAAGTTAACCCAATGATGGGTCACAGAGGAGTTCGCCTTGGGATTACCTATCCTGAAATTTCTGAAATCCAGTTCAGAGCAATTTTTGAAGCAACTGCTGAACTTATGAAGGAGGGATTCAATCCTCAGCCGGAAATTATGGTTCCTGTTACTGTTACAGTTAACGAACTTGATCATCAAAAAGTTATATGTGACAAAGTTCACGCTGAAGTTGAGAAACAGTTTGGAGTTAAAATCTCTTACCTCTATGGTACTATGATTGAGATTCCAAGAGCGGCTCTTCTAGCTGATGAAATGGCAAAAACAGCTCAGTTCTTCTCATTTGGTACAAATGACCTTACTCAGATGACATTTGGCTTCTCAAGAGATGACATTGGATCATTTATGGGAGGTTACCTGTCTCAGAAAGTGCTTACTGCAGATCCATTCCAGACTCTTGATCAATCATCTGTAGGTAAGTTGCTGGATTTGGGTATCAAGGGAGGCAGGAATACCAATCCTAAACTCAAGATAGGTATCTGCGGAGAGCATGGTGGAGATCCCGAATCTGTAGAGTTCTGCCATAAGATTGGCATGAACTATGTATCCTGCTCACCTTTCAGGGTTCCAATAGCAAGACTGGCAGCTGCACAGGCGGCTATCAAAGAGTACAAATAA
- a CDS encoding PhoH family protein, whose protein sequence is MKEPKIFVLDTNVILHDFKSIHNFQENDIVIPITVIEELDKFKKGNDTINYNAREFVREMDKITDNQLFDKGVRIGKGKGLIKIELGHPFSEQMAESFFDDTPDHRIIATTQWLKESYPERSVILVTKDINLRMKAKALRIMAEDYLTDKVTEEQVASIHKEVITLKDIPQTAVDKLFYGGGAPLKDFKIKKVVPNQLFKIEREEGSHPVLARYSYESDSLIGVKKVKSYGIEPRNDEQAFALEALLNPDIKLVSLTGMAGTGKTLLALAAAIEQEQGYDQILLSRPVIPLQNQDMGFLPGDIKEKLGPYMLPLFDNLSVIKNSFRDTSKEVIRIEEMLRTEKLLISPLAYIRGRSLSNVFFIVDEAQNLTPHEIKTIITRAGEGSKLVFTGDIHQIDSPYLDIHSNGLTHLSEKMYGQELFCHINLTKGERSELSELAGKLL, encoded by the coding sequence ATTAAAGAGCCTAAAATTTTTGTGCTTGATACAAATGTGATTTTGCACGACTTCAAATCCATTCACAATTTTCAGGAAAACGACATTGTAATTCCCATTACTGTAATTGAAGAGCTTGACAAATTCAAAAAGGGTAATGATACAATCAATTACAATGCCAGAGAATTTGTGAGAGAGATGGACAAAATAACTGACAACCAGTTATTTGACAAAGGAGTAAGAATAGGTAAAGGCAAAGGTTTAATCAAGATTGAGCTTGGACACCCCTTTAGCGAACAGATGGCCGAATCTTTTTTTGATGATACACCTGATCACAGAATAATTGCAACAACACAATGGCTTAAAGAGAGCTATCCTGAGAGGAGTGTTATTCTTGTAACCAAAGACATTAATCTCAGGATGAAGGCCAAAGCTCTCAGGATAATGGCTGAGGATTACCTGACAGACAAAGTAACTGAAGAGCAGGTTGCCAGTATTCATAAAGAGGTAATAACTCTGAAAGATATACCACAGACTGCCGTTGATAAACTTTTTTACGGAGGAGGAGCACCTCTGAAAGATTTCAAAATCAAAAAGGTGGTTCCAAATCAGCTTTTCAAAATTGAGAGAGAGGAGGGTTCTCACCCTGTTCTTGCAAGATACTCTTATGAGTCCGATTCTCTGATTGGAGTCAAAAAAGTCAAATCATACGGAATTGAACCAAGAAATGACGAACAAGCATTTGCACTGGAAGCTCTCTTAAATCCTGACATTAAACTAGTCTCTCTGACTGGTATGGCAGGTACAGGGAAGACCCTTCTTGCACTTGCTGCAGCAATTGAGCAGGAGCAGGGATATGACCAGATACTTTTATCAAGGCCCGTAATCCCTTTACAAAATCAGGACATGGGGTTTTTACCGGGAGATATAAAAGAGAAACTGGGACCCTATATGCTGCCACTCTTTGATAACCTTAGTGTTATCAAAAACTCATTCAGAGACACAAGCAAAGAGGTTATAAGAATTGAAGAGATGTTAAGAACAGAGAAGCTTCTGATATCTCCTCTGGCATATATAAGAGGTCGTAGCCTTTCAAATGTATTTTTTATTGTTGACGAGGCACAGAACCTTACACCTCACGAGATAAAAACAATTATAACAAGAGCCGGTGAGGGATCCAAACTTGTATTTACAGGTGATATTCATCAGATAGATTCACCCTATCTCGATATTCACTCAAATGGTCTCACTCACCTAAGCGAAAAAATGTATGGTCAGGAACTCTTCTGCCACATAAACCTCACTAAAGGAGAGAGAAGCGAGCTGTCAGAACTAGCGGGCAAACTATTGTAA